The Candidatus Methylomirabilota bacterium genomic sequence GTCCTTCGTCGGCCCCGTCCGCCCGTCCGGCCCGAGGACCCACCACATGGTGAGGAGCGCCTCCTCGCGGCGGTAGTGGAGCGGGAAGCCCTCCTTCTCCAGCTCCTTCACCCGCTCGCGGCTCACGTCGGCCACGTCGACCTCGCCCCGCCGCAGCAGCGCGATGCGCGTCGCCTCCTCGGGTACCAGCCGGAACGTCATGGTCTTGTACTTGGGCGTGCCGATCCGCCAGTGGTTGTCCACCGCGGCGAGCTTGATGTGCGAGCCGGTGACCTGCTCGACGAACTTGTAGGGTCCGCTGCCGATCGGCTTGCGGGCGAACACGTCGTCGCCCACGGATTCGATGTACTTCTTCGGCGTGACCATGCCCTCGGTGGAGAGCGAGCGCGAGAGATACGTCGGGATGATGAGGGTCGGCTCCTTGGTGACGATCACGACCCGGTCGGGTGCGGGCGTCTCGATGTCCTGGATCAGCGTGCGCAGCGGTCCCGCGTAGCCGGTGGTGGAGCGCTTGCCGATGTTGCGCTGCAGGCTGAACTTCACGTCCTCGGAGGTGACCTCGTCGCCGTTGTGGAACTTGACGTTCTTTCGAAGATAGAAGGTCCATCTCTTGTAGTCCGGGGAGTTCTCCCAGCGCGTGGCCAGCCCGCCGTCGCGCGACGGCTGCCCGTCCGGCGTGGTGCCCACCAGGTAGTCGAAGATCATCGAGAGGTAGTACTTGACGAGGTGGCCGCCCAGCGGCGGATCGAGCACCTCGGTGGAGAAGCTGGAGAGGGCCACCGTCAGCTCGGTCTTCGGCTGGGCCGAGACGCCGCCGGCGAGGACGAATCCCATCAGGGCCAGGATCAGCAGCAACACGGACGCCGTCGCGCTCGCACGCTTCATGTGATCGCTCCTCGTTGTGGTCCGGCTGGGAGATGCGGCTGTCGCCGGACTGTAGCCCGGGAGGTCCCCGGACGGCAAGCCCTCGAGGTCAGGCCTGGGGGGCGCTGGACTTGCGGAGGTCGAGGACCTCGGGGAGCGACGGAGCCTGGCGGGCCAGCTCGAGACGGGTGATGCGGGACAGGTTGCGGACCGTGTCGCGAATCTGCTCGGCGGCCCGGATGACGCGCTCGAGCGAGTGGGCGGTCTCCTCGGAGACCTGCCCGCGGGCGAGCAGCAGCTGCAGGCTCCCGATGATGACGGTGAGCGGATTGTTGATCTCATGAGCGGTAGCGAGCGCGAGCTGGGCCACCGAGCGCAAGGCCTCGGCCTCCACCGCCCGCGCGTCCGACCGCTTGAGATCGGTGATGTCCTGAGCGTGGCCCAGCACGTAGGCGCGGCCGCCGCCGTCCTGGCCCCGCACGTTGCTGTAGGTCCAGACGCGCTCCTCACCCGCGCGCGAGACCACCAGCATGAGGCCCTCGTCGGCCGGCTGGTGCGCGATGCGATCGAGGTATTGCCCGAACATGGACCGGACCGAGGGCGCGAGGAACTCGGCGAGGCTCCGGCCCACCATGTCCTCGGGCGCATAGCCGAGACGGTCCGCGGCCGCGCGGTTGACCGACAGGAGGATGCCGGCCAGGTCGTGCGTGCAGATCAGCCCGCGCCCGGCCTCCACCAGCTCCCGGTACCGGGCGTCCGCGGAATCGACGACGCGCGTCACGGTGGACACGTCAGGCGGGCGAGAAGGCCCGCTTCACCGCGCCGAGCAGGTCGGCCATCCGGAACGGCTTCGCGAGCACCGGCACCCCGCTGTGGCGGAGGAACTCGTCGTACTCCTCGGCTTCCGCGTAGCCGGTGACGAAGACGAGACGGCCGTGCACCGCCGGCCAGCGCCGCTCGACCTCCTCGTAGAGGCCGCGGCCGTCCAGCTTCGGCATCGCGAGATCGCTCACGATCGCCGCGTAGACGTGCTCGGCCAGCAGGCGGAGGGCGTCGGTGCCGTCGACCGCGGTATCCACGTGCTCCCACTCGCCTCTCAAGATCTCGGCTTCCAGCTCGCGAACATTCGTCTCGTCCTCGACCACCAGGATGCGCTGTTGAGGCATCGGCTCATCTCCTCTCGGCGAGCGATTGGCCGGATGATGCCCGGCCACCTTCCGCGCTGCAAGAAGTGCACCAGCGATGCGCCCAGCGAAATCAGGTGGTTGCTACGAGGGATCCGGCCTC encodes the following:
- a CDS encoding PAS domain S-box protein; translated protein: MTRVVDSADARYRELVEAGRGLICTHDLAGILLSVNRAAADRLGYAPEDMVGRSLAEFLAPSVRSMFGQYLDRIAHQPADEGLMLVVSRAGEERVWTYSNVRGQDGGGRAYVLGHAQDITDLKRSDARAVEAEALRSVAQLALATAHEINNPLTVIIGSLQLLLARGQVSEETAHSLERVIRAAEQIRDTVRNLSRITRLELARQAPSLPEVLDLRKSSAPQA
- a CDS encoding response regulator → MPQQRILVVEDETNVRELEAEILRGEWEHVDTAVDGTDALRLLAEHVYAAIVSDLAMPKLDGRGLYEEVERRWPAVHGRLVFVTGYAEAEEYDEFLRHSGVPVLAKPFRMADLLGAVKRAFSPA
- a CDS encoding ABC transporter substrate-binding protein; its protein translation is MKRASATASVLLLILALMGFVLAGGVSAQPKTELTVALSSFSTEVLDPPLGGHLVKYYLSMIFDYLVGTTPDGQPSRDGGLATRWENSPDYKRWTFYLRKNVKFHNGDEVTSEDVKFSLQRNIGKRSTTGYAGPLRTLIQDIETPAPDRVVIVTKEPTLIIPTYLSRSLSTEGMVTPKKYIESVGDDVFARKPIGSGPYKFVEQVTGSHIKLAAVDNHWRIGTPKYKTMTFRLVPEEATRIALLRRGEVDVADVSRERVKELEKEGFPLHYRREEALLTMWWVLGPDGRTGPTKDKRVREALNLALDRAEIAQSIFAGRAEPAAIPLGLSWSFKEVGFKQTPDMLYPYDPARAKKLLADAGVGSGMSLDVYAYQLPGLPEGKTMAEAVAGYWEKIGIKTKLIPVDYPAFRKAWFDRSVPGAVGYFNIANRDWIGAYALLEKQAYTLSKPSDTVNDPEIDGMLSQVMRQTDKDKINTLIRGVYARLRSEHHGVPVVYLHSPYATSKTLGNWNPGSVMYDLFLDVLASGK